A genomic segment from Ciconia boyciana chromosome 5, ASM3463844v1, whole genome shotgun sequence encodes:
- the MFHAS1 gene encoding malignant fibrous histiocytoma-amplified sequence 1 isoform X5 gives MAQTEPPKAVRLWRDAALRARKLRGGPGEPEPEPEPDAGPPGGPPPPPPAAAAPRRPPPAAALGELEALNLSGRGLEELPEEVGAALSGLRVLSLRRNRLGRLPAAALRHLGRLAELDLSHNRLRGLGDGGALAGLRGLRKLSLSHNELGAEGPGLPPRLAELGRLEELDLSFNRLRRLPEGLGHLRHLRALDVDHNLLPSFPAPLLELAALEELDCSGNRHLGALPEGIAALRRLKILWLSGTGLAALPEGLCQLSALESLMLDGNRLRALPAGFGSLQRLKMLNLSSNLLGEFPAAILALPSLEELYLSRNQLTLLPPHLCQLRQLRTLWLDNNRIRYLPDSIVLLHSLEELVLQGNQIAILPEGFGQLSRITLWKIKDNPLIQPPYEVCMKGIPYIAAYQQELAHSQPALKPRLKLVLMGLKDAGKTLLRRCLMEEDGQREDVGSLEAVSTQPRGCPGKQQDIGRVPVGCSPFPEPQDASLPRVPAMQQLEHLPVEQQDVPSHVPPHRVKGETPCPAPSLPLDASQVPSGLGLSGGSKGIEVMDWTADAERGLTFIVYELAGDPSYDVIQSFFLSPGALYVLVVNLSAYVPQHFYPSVGYFLHWLGSKVPHAVVCMVGTHADLCAERELEEKCLDIHHQIAQQEKRDAEGLQNLVQQVDEALGQDFDLRCSSPHAAFYGVSDKNLRRKKAQFQYLLNHRPQILSPVLPFSCWDRCQVRRLRDKLLSVAEHRDIFPNLHRVLPKSWQVLEELHFQPQAQQLWLSWWDSARLGLQAGLTEDRLQSALSYLHESGKLLYFEEHLTLREYVFHNLPRLIDILNVFCQRDATVLLQKLLSDTHVDELRATQLHHYVEGFLLHGLLPAHVIRLLLKPHIQSREDLQLILELLEKMGLCYCVNKPKCKPLNGAAAWYKFPCYVKNEVPHAEAWINGANLSGQSFVVEQLQIEYSFPFIFPPGLFARYSVQINSHVVQRSDGKYQIYAYRGKVPVVVSYRPARGALQPDTLSIASHASLPNIWTAWQAITPLVEELNVLLQEWPGLYYTVHVLCSKCLKRGSPNPHTFPGELLSQPRPEGLTEIICPKNGSERVNVALVYPPTPTVISPCSK, from the coding sequence ATGGCGCAGACGGAGCCCCCGAAGGCGGTGCGGCTGTGGCGCGACGCCGCCCTGCGCGCGCGGAAgctgcggggcggccccggcgaGCCCGAGCCCGAGCCGGAGCCGGAcgcggggccgccgggggggccgccgccgccgccccccgccgccgccgcgcctcgccgcccgcccccggcggcggccctGGGGGAGCTGGAGGCGCTGAACCTGAGCGGgcgggggctggaggagctgcccGAGGAGGTGGGCGCCGCCCTGAGCGGGCTGCGGGTGCTCAGCCTGCGGCGCAACCGGCTGGgccgcctgcccgccgccgccctgcgCCACCTGGGCCGCCTGGCCGAGCTCGACCTCAGCCACAACCGGCTGCGGGGCCTGGGGGACGGCGGGGCGctggccgggctgcggggcctGCGCAAGCTCAGCCTCAGCCACAACGAGCTGGGCGCCGAGGGCCCGGGCCTGCCCCCCCGCCTCGCCGAGCTGGGCCGCCTCGAGGAGCTCGACCTCAGCTTCAACCGCCTGCGCCGCCTGCCCGAGGGCCTGGGCCACCTGCGGCACCTCCGCGCCCTCGACGTCGACCACAACCTGCTGCCCTCCTTTCCTGCCCCGCTGCTGGAGCTGGCCGCCCTGGAGGAGCTCGACTGCTCCGGCAACCGCCACCTCGGGGCCCTGCCTGAGGGCATCGCCGCCCTCCGCCGCCTCAAGATCCTCTGGCTGAGCGGCACCGGGCTGGCGGCCCTGCCCGAGGGCCTCTGCCAGCTGAGCGCCCTCGAGAGCCTCATGCTGGACGGCAACCGGCTGCGGGCCCTTCCCGCTGGCTTCGGCAGCCTGCAGCGGCTCAAGATGCTGAACCTCTCCTCTAATCTGCTGGGGGAGTTCCCCGCTGCCATCTTGGCGCTGCCCAGTCTGGAGGAGCTCTACCTGAGCCGCAACCAGCTCACACTGCTGCCCCCTCACCTCTGTCAGCTCCGCCAGCTCCGCACCCTCTGGCTGGACAACAACCGCATCCGCTACCTGCCTGACTCCATTGTGCTCCTCCacagcctggaggagctggtCCTGCAAGGCAACCAGATCGCCATCCTGCCCGAGGGCTTCGGGCAGCTCTCCCGCATCACCCTGTGGAAGATCAAAGACAACCCCCTCATCCAGCCCCCCTACGAGGTGTGCATGAAAGGCATCCCCTACATCGCAGCCTACCAGCAGGAGCTGGCCCACTCCCAGCCTGCCCTCAAACCCCGCCTCAAGCTGGTCCTCATGGGCCTAAAGGATGCGGGAAAGACCCTGCTGAGACGATGCCTCATGGAGGAGGATGGGCAGAGGGAGGACGTGGGAAGCCTGGAGGCAGTGAGCACCCAGCCCAGAGGGtgccctgggaagcagcaggacaTTGGGAGAGTGCCAGTTGGGTGTTCACCCTTCCCAGAGCCTCAGGATGCTTCCTTACCACGGGTACCTGCCATGCAGCAGCTGGAACATCTCCCTGTTGAGCAGCAGGACGTTCCTTCTCACGTGCCCCCTCACCGAGTGAAAGGGGAAACACCGTGCCCTGCACCGTCACTGCCACTGGATGCCTCCCAAGTACCATCAGGACTGGGACTGTCAGGAGGCAGCAAGGGCATTGAGGTGATGGACTGGACAGCGGATGCAGAGAGAGGCCTGACGTTCATTGTGTACGAGCTGGCGGGGGACCCAAGCTATGATGTGATCcagtctttctttctctctcccgGAGCCCTGTACGTGCTGGTGGTGAATTTGAGTGCCTATGTCCCTCAGCACTTCTACCCCTCTGTGGGCTATTTCTTGCACTGGCTTGGTTCCAAGGTGCCCCATGCTGTGGTGTGCATGGTGGGAACACATGCTGACCTCTGTGCGGAGCGGGAGTTGGAAGAGAAGTGCCTGGACATCCATCACCAGATCGCTCAGCAGGAGAAGAGGGATGCTGAGGGACTCCAGAACTTGGTCCAGCAGGTGGATGAGGCTCTGGGACAGGACTTTGACCTGCGCTGCTCCAGCCCGCACGCTGCCTTTTATGGGGTCTCGGACAAGAACCTGCGGCGAAAGAAAGCCCAGTTTCAGTACCTTCTCAACCACCGCCCACAGATCCTCTCTCCAGTGCTGCCTTTCAGCTGCTGGGACCGTTGCCAGGTGCGTCGCCTGCGGGACAAGCTCCTCTCGGTGGCCGAGCACCGGGATATCTTCCCGAACCTGCACCGGGTGTTGCCCAAATCCTGGCaagtgctggaggagctgcacTTCCAACCACAAGCTCAGCAGCTGTGGCTTAGCTGGTGGGACTCTGCCCGGTTGGGCTTACAGGCGGGCCTGACGGAGGATCGGCTCCAGAGCGCCCTGTCCTACCTGCATGAGAGTGGGAAGCTGCTCTACTTCGAGGAGCACCTCACCTTGCGGGAGTATGTGTTCCACAACCTGCCGCGGCTCATTGACATCCTCAACGTCTTCTGCCAGCGGGATGCCACCGTGCTGCTCCAGAAACTGCTCAGCGACACCCACGTCGATGAACTGAGGGCCACTCAGCTCCATCATTATGTGGAGGGCTTCTTGCTGCAtggcctcctccctgcccatgTTATCCGTCTCCTTCTTAAGCCCCACATCCAGAGCCGGGAAGATCTGCAGCTcatcctggagctgctggagaagatGGGGCTCTGTTACTGTGTCAACAAACCCAAATGCAAGCCCCTAAATGGGGCGGCCGCTTGGTACAAGTTTCCCTGCTACGTGAAAAATGAGGTGCCCCATGCGGAGGCGTGGATCAACGGCGCCAATCTGAGCGGACAGTCCTTCGTGGTCGAGCAGCTGCAGATTGAATATAGCTTTCCATTCATTTTCCCACCCGGCTTGTTTGCACGCTACAGTGTCCAGATTAACAGCCACGTGGTTCAGCGGTCAGATGGCAAATACCAGATCTATGCCTACCGGGGAAAGGTGCCCGTGGTGGTGAGTTACCGGCCTGCCAGGGGAGCTCTGCAGCCAGATACTCTATCTATCGCTAGTCATGCGTCCCTACCAAATATCTGGACAGCTTGGCAAGCTATTACCCCTTTAGTGGAAGAACTGAATGTCCTGCTCCAGGAATGGCCGGGCCTGTACTACACTGTGCATGTCCTCTGTTCAAAGTGCCTTAAAAGAGGGTCACCCAACCCACACACTTTTCCAG
- the MFHAS1 gene encoding malignant fibrous histiocytoma-amplified sequence 1 isoform X3, producing MAQTEPPKAVRLWRDAALRARKLRGGPGEPEPEPEPDAGPPGGPPPPPPAAAAPRRPPPAAALGELEALNLSGRGLEELPEEVGAALSGLRVLSLRRNRLGRLPAAALRHLGRLAELDLSHNRLRGLGDGGALAGLRGLRKLSLSHNELGAEGPGLPPRLAELGRLEELDLSFNRLRRLPEGLGHLRHLRALDVDHNLLPSFPAPLLELAALEELDCSGNRHLGALPEGIAALRRLKILWLSGTGLAALPEGLCQLSALESLMLDGNRLRALPAGFGSLQRLKMLNLSSNLLGEFPAAILALPSLEELYLSRNQLTLLPPHLCQLRQLRTLWLDNNRIRYLPDSIVLLHSLEELVLQGNQIAILPEGFGQLSRITLWKIKDNPLIQPPYEVCMKGIPYIAAYQQELAHSQPALKPRLKLVLMGLKDAGKTLLRRCLMEEDGQREDVGSLEAVSTQPRGCPGKQQDIGRVPVGCSPFPEPQDASLPRVPAMQQLEHLPVEQQDVPSHVPPHRVKGETPCPAPSLPLDASQVPSGLGLSGGSKGIEVMDWTADAERGLTFIVYELAGDPSYDVIQSFFLSPGALYVLVVNLSAYVPQHFYPSVGYFLHWLGSKVPHAVVCMVGTHADLCAERELEEKCLDIHHQIAQQEKRDAEGLQNLVQQVDEALGQDFDLRCSSPHAAFYGVSDKNLRRKKAQFQYLLNHRPQILSPVLPFSCWDRCQVRRLRDKLLSVAEHRDIFPNLHRVLPKSWQVLEELHFQPQAQQLWLSWWDSARLGLQAGLTEDRLQSALSYLHESGKLLYFEEHLTLREYVFHNLPRLIDILNVFCQRDATVLLQKLLSDTHVDELRATQLHHYVEGFLLHGLLPAHVIRLLLKPHIQSREDLQLILELLEKMGLCYCVNKPKCKPLNGAAAWYKFPCYVKNEVPHAEAWINGANLSGQSFVVEQLQIEYSFPFIFPPGLFARYSVQINSHVVQRSDGKYQIYAYRGKVPVVVSYRPARGALQPDTLSIASHASLPNIWTAWQAITPLVEELNVLLQEWPGLYYTVHVLCSKCLKRGSPNPHTFPGELLSQPRPEGLTEIICPKNGSERVNVALVYPPTPTVISPCSNFSVSFPLPDKSSVLVPKVFHRAEHG from the coding sequence ATGGCGCAGACGGAGCCCCCGAAGGCGGTGCGGCTGTGGCGCGACGCCGCCCTGCGCGCGCGGAAgctgcggggcggccccggcgaGCCCGAGCCCGAGCCGGAGCCGGAcgcggggccgccgggggggccgccgccgccgccccccgccgccgccgcgcctcgccgcccgcccccggcggcggccctGGGGGAGCTGGAGGCGCTGAACCTGAGCGGgcgggggctggaggagctgcccGAGGAGGTGGGCGCCGCCCTGAGCGGGCTGCGGGTGCTCAGCCTGCGGCGCAACCGGCTGGgccgcctgcccgccgccgccctgcgCCACCTGGGCCGCCTGGCCGAGCTCGACCTCAGCCACAACCGGCTGCGGGGCCTGGGGGACGGCGGGGCGctggccgggctgcggggcctGCGCAAGCTCAGCCTCAGCCACAACGAGCTGGGCGCCGAGGGCCCGGGCCTGCCCCCCCGCCTCGCCGAGCTGGGCCGCCTCGAGGAGCTCGACCTCAGCTTCAACCGCCTGCGCCGCCTGCCCGAGGGCCTGGGCCACCTGCGGCACCTCCGCGCCCTCGACGTCGACCACAACCTGCTGCCCTCCTTTCCTGCCCCGCTGCTGGAGCTGGCCGCCCTGGAGGAGCTCGACTGCTCCGGCAACCGCCACCTCGGGGCCCTGCCTGAGGGCATCGCCGCCCTCCGCCGCCTCAAGATCCTCTGGCTGAGCGGCACCGGGCTGGCGGCCCTGCCCGAGGGCCTCTGCCAGCTGAGCGCCCTCGAGAGCCTCATGCTGGACGGCAACCGGCTGCGGGCCCTTCCCGCTGGCTTCGGCAGCCTGCAGCGGCTCAAGATGCTGAACCTCTCCTCTAATCTGCTGGGGGAGTTCCCCGCTGCCATCTTGGCGCTGCCCAGTCTGGAGGAGCTCTACCTGAGCCGCAACCAGCTCACACTGCTGCCCCCTCACCTCTGTCAGCTCCGCCAGCTCCGCACCCTCTGGCTGGACAACAACCGCATCCGCTACCTGCCTGACTCCATTGTGCTCCTCCacagcctggaggagctggtCCTGCAAGGCAACCAGATCGCCATCCTGCCCGAGGGCTTCGGGCAGCTCTCCCGCATCACCCTGTGGAAGATCAAAGACAACCCCCTCATCCAGCCCCCCTACGAGGTGTGCATGAAAGGCATCCCCTACATCGCAGCCTACCAGCAGGAGCTGGCCCACTCCCAGCCTGCCCTCAAACCCCGCCTCAAGCTGGTCCTCATGGGCCTAAAGGATGCGGGAAAGACCCTGCTGAGACGATGCCTCATGGAGGAGGATGGGCAGAGGGAGGACGTGGGAAGCCTGGAGGCAGTGAGCACCCAGCCCAGAGGGtgccctgggaagcagcaggacaTTGGGAGAGTGCCAGTTGGGTGTTCACCCTTCCCAGAGCCTCAGGATGCTTCCTTACCACGGGTACCTGCCATGCAGCAGCTGGAACATCTCCCTGTTGAGCAGCAGGACGTTCCTTCTCACGTGCCCCCTCACCGAGTGAAAGGGGAAACACCGTGCCCTGCACCGTCACTGCCACTGGATGCCTCCCAAGTACCATCAGGACTGGGACTGTCAGGAGGCAGCAAGGGCATTGAGGTGATGGACTGGACAGCGGATGCAGAGAGAGGCCTGACGTTCATTGTGTACGAGCTGGCGGGGGACCCAAGCTATGATGTGATCcagtctttctttctctctcccgGAGCCCTGTACGTGCTGGTGGTGAATTTGAGTGCCTATGTCCCTCAGCACTTCTACCCCTCTGTGGGCTATTTCTTGCACTGGCTTGGTTCCAAGGTGCCCCATGCTGTGGTGTGCATGGTGGGAACACATGCTGACCTCTGTGCGGAGCGGGAGTTGGAAGAGAAGTGCCTGGACATCCATCACCAGATCGCTCAGCAGGAGAAGAGGGATGCTGAGGGACTCCAGAACTTGGTCCAGCAGGTGGATGAGGCTCTGGGACAGGACTTTGACCTGCGCTGCTCCAGCCCGCACGCTGCCTTTTATGGGGTCTCGGACAAGAACCTGCGGCGAAAGAAAGCCCAGTTTCAGTACCTTCTCAACCACCGCCCACAGATCCTCTCTCCAGTGCTGCCTTTCAGCTGCTGGGACCGTTGCCAGGTGCGTCGCCTGCGGGACAAGCTCCTCTCGGTGGCCGAGCACCGGGATATCTTCCCGAACCTGCACCGGGTGTTGCCCAAATCCTGGCaagtgctggaggagctgcacTTCCAACCACAAGCTCAGCAGCTGTGGCTTAGCTGGTGGGACTCTGCCCGGTTGGGCTTACAGGCGGGCCTGACGGAGGATCGGCTCCAGAGCGCCCTGTCCTACCTGCATGAGAGTGGGAAGCTGCTCTACTTCGAGGAGCACCTCACCTTGCGGGAGTATGTGTTCCACAACCTGCCGCGGCTCATTGACATCCTCAACGTCTTCTGCCAGCGGGATGCCACCGTGCTGCTCCAGAAACTGCTCAGCGACACCCACGTCGATGAACTGAGGGCCACTCAGCTCCATCATTATGTGGAGGGCTTCTTGCTGCAtggcctcctccctgcccatgTTATCCGTCTCCTTCTTAAGCCCCACATCCAGAGCCGGGAAGATCTGCAGCTcatcctggagctgctggagaagatGGGGCTCTGTTACTGTGTCAACAAACCCAAATGCAAGCCCCTAAATGGGGCGGCCGCTTGGTACAAGTTTCCCTGCTACGTGAAAAATGAGGTGCCCCATGCGGAGGCGTGGATCAACGGCGCCAATCTGAGCGGACAGTCCTTCGTGGTCGAGCAGCTGCAGATTGAATATAGCTTTCCATTCATTTTCCCACCCGGCTTGTTTGCACGCTACAGTGTCCAGATTAACAGCCACGTGGTTCAGCGGTCAGATGGCAAATACCAGATCTATGCCTACCGGGGAAAGGTGCCCGTGGTGGTGAGTTACCGGCCTGCCAGGGGAGCTCTGCAGCCAGATACTCTATCTATCGCTAGTCATGCGTCCCTACCAAATATCTGGACAGCTTGGCAAGCTATTACCCCTTTAGTGGAAGAACTGAATGTCCTGCTCCAGGAATGGCCGGGCCTGTACTACACTGTGCATGTCCTCTGTTCAAAGTGCCTTAAAAGAGGGTCACCCAACCCACACACTTTTCCAG
- the MFHAS1 gene encoding malignant fibrous histiocytoma-amplified sequence 1 isoform X4, translated as MAQTEPPKAVRLWRDAALRARKLRGGPGEPEPEPEPDAGPPGGPPPPPPAAAAPRRPPPAAALGELEALNLSGRGLEELPEEVGAALSGLRVLSLRRNRLGRLPAAALRHLGRLAELDLSHNRLRGLGDGGALAGLRGLRKLSLSHNELGAEGPGLPPRLAELGRLEELDLSFNRLRRLPEGLGHLRHLRALDVDHNLLPSFPAPLLELAALEELDCSGNRHLGALPEGIAALRRLKILWLSGTGLAALPEGLCQLSALESLMLDGNRLRALPAGFGSLQRLKMLNLSSNLLGEFPAAILALPSLEELYLSRNQLTLLPPHLCQLRQLRTLWLDNNRIRYLPDSIVLLHSLEELVLQGNQIAILPEGFGQLSRITLWKIKDNPLIQPPYEVCMKGIPYIAAYQQELAHSQPALKPRLKLVLMGLKDAGKTLLRRCLMEEDGQREDVGSLEAVSTQPRGCPGKQQDIGRVPVGCSPFPEPQDASLPRVPAMQQLEHLPVEQQDVPSHVPPHRVKGETPCPAPSLPLDASQVPSGLGLSGGSKGIEVMDWTADAERGLTFIVYELAGDPSYDVIQSFFLSPGALYVLVVNLSAYVPQHFYPSVGYFLHWLGSKVPHAVVCMVGTHADLCAERELEEKCLDIHHQIAQQEKRDAEGLQNLVQQVDEALGQDFDLRCSSPHAAFYGVSDKNLRRKKAQFQYLLNHRPQILSPVLPFSCWDRCQVRRLRDKLLSVAEHRDIFPNLHRVLPKSWQVLEELHFQPQAQQLWLSWWDSARLGLQAGLTEDRLQSALSYLHESGKLLYFEEHLTLREYVFHNLPRLIDILNVFCQRDATVLLQKLLSDTHVDELRATQLHHYVEGFLLHGLLPAHVIRLLLKPHIQSREDLQLILELLEKMGLCYCVNKPKCKPLNGAAAWYKFPCYVKNEVPHAEAWINGANLSGQSFVVEQLQIEYSFPFIFPPGLFARYSVQINSHVVQRSDGKYQIYAYRGKVPVVVSYRPARGALQPDTLSIASHASLPNIWTAWQAITPLVEELNVLLQEWPGLYYTVHVLCSKCLKRGSPNPHTFPASGGQLCRNIQWVKMEVMRASLWNFSHLQKTTMKLLKLPIIFNLFLVLL; from the coding sequence ATGGCGCAGACGGAGCCCCCGAAGGCGGTGCGGCTGTGGCGCGACGCCGCCCTGCGCGCGCGGAAgctgcggggcggccccggcgaGCCCGAGCCCGAGCCGGAGCCGGAcgcggggccgccgggggggccgccgccgccgccccccgccgccgccgcgcctcgccgcccgcccccggcggcggccctGGGGGAGCTGGAGGCGCTGAACCTGAGCGGgcgggggctggaggagctgcccGAGGAGGTGGGCGCCGCCCTGAGCGGGCTGCGGGTGCTCAGCCTGCGGCGCAACCGGCTGGgccgcctgcccgccgccgccctgcgCCACCTGGGCCGCCTGGCCGAGCTCGACCTCAGCCACAACCGGCTGCGGGGCCTGGGGGACGGCGGGGCGctggccgggctgcggggcctGCGCAAGCTCAGCCTCAGCCACAACGAGCTGGGCGCCGAGGGCCCGGGCCTGCCCCCCCGCCTCGCCGAGCTGGGCCGCCTCGAGGAGCTCGACCTCAGCTTCAACCGCCTGCGCCGCCTGCCCGAGGGCCTGGGCCACCTGCGGCACCTCCGCGCCCTCGACGTCGACCACAACCTGCTGCCCTCCTTTCCTGCCCCGCTGCTGGAGCTGGCCGCCCTGGAGGAGCTCGACTGCTCCGGCAACCGCCACCTCGGGGCCCTGCCTGAGGGCATCGCCGCCCTCCGCCGCCTCAAGATCCTCTGGCTGAGCGGCACCGGGCTGGCGGCCCTGCCCGAGGGCCTCTGCCAGCTGAGCGCCCTCGAGAGCCTCATGCTGGACGGCAACCGGCTGCGGGCCCTTCCCGCTGGCTTCGGCAGCCTGCAGCGGCTCAAGATGCTGAACCTCTCCTCTAATCTGCTGGGGGAGTTCCCCGCTGCCATCTTGGCGCTGCCCAGTCTGGAGGAGCTCTACCTGAGCCGCAACCAGCTCACACTGCTGCCCCCTCACCTCTGTCAGCTCCGCCAGCTCCGCACCCTCTGGCTGGACAACAACCGCATCCGCTACCTGCCTGACTCCATTGTGCTCCTCCacagcctggaggagctggtCCTGCAAGGCAACCAGATCGCCATCCTGCCCGAGGGCTTCGGGCAGCTCTCCCGCATCACCCTGTGGAAGATCAAAGACAACCCCCTCATCCAGCCCCCCTACGAGGTGTGCATGAAAGGCATCCCCTACATCGCAGCCTACCAGCAGGAGCTGGCCCACTCCCAGCCTGCCCTCAAACCCCGCCTCAAGCTGGTCCTCATGGGCCTAAAGGATGCGGGAAAGACCCTGCTGAGACGATGCCTCATGGAGGAGGATGGGCAGAGGGAGGACGTGGGAAGCCTGGAGGCAGTGAGCACCCAGCCCAGAGGGtgccctgggaagcagcaggacaTTGGGAGAGTGCCAGTTGGGTGTTCACCCTTCCCAGAGCCTCAGGATGCTTCCTTACCACGGGTACCTGCCATGCAGCAGCTGGAACATCTCCCTGTTGAGCAGCAGGACGTTCCTTCTCACGTGCCCCCTCACCGAGTGAAAGGGGAAACACCGTGCCCTGCACCGTCACTGCCACTGGATGCCTCCCAAGTACCATCAGGACTGGGACTGTCAGGAGGCAGCAAGGGCATTGAGGTGATGGACTGGACAGCGGATGCAGAGAGAGGCCTGACGTTCATTGTGTACGAGCTGGCGGGGGACCCAAGCTATGATGTGATCcagtctttctttctctctcccgGAGCCCTGTACGTGCTGGTGGTGAATTTGAGTGCCTATGTCCCTCAGCACTTCTACCCCTCTGTGGGCTATTTCTTGCACTGGCTTGGTTCCAAGGTGCCCCATGCTGTGGTGTGCATGGTGGGAACACATGCTGACCTCTGTGCGGAGCGGGAGTTGGAAGAGAAGTGCCTGGACATCCATCACCAGATCGCTCAGCAGGAGAAGAGGGATGCTGAGGGACTCCAGAACTTGGTCCAGCAGGTGGATGAGGCTCTGGGACAGGACTTTGACCTGCGCTGCTCCAGCCCGCACGCTGCCTTTTATGGGGTCTCGGACAAGAACCTGCGGCGAAAGAAAGCCCAGTTTCAGTACCTTCTCAACCACCGCCCACAGATCCTCTCTCCAGTGCTGCCTTTCAGCTGCTGGGACCGTTGCCAGGTGCGTCGCCTGCGGGACAAGCTCCTCTCGGTGGCCGAGCACCGGGATATCTTCCCGAACCTGCACCGGGTGTTGCCCAAATCCTGGCaagtgctggaggagctgcacTTCCAACCACAAGCTCAGCAGCTGTGGCTTAGCTGGTGGGACTCTGCCCGGTTGGGCTTACAGGCGGGCCTGACGGAGGATCGGCTCCAGAGCGCCCTGTCCTACCTGCATGAGAGTGGGAAGCTGCTCTACTTCGAGGAGCACCTCACCTTGCGGGAGTATGTGTTCCACAACCTGCCGCGGCTCATTGACATCCTCAACGTCTTCTGCCAGCGGGATGCCACCGTGCTGCTCCAGAAACTGCTCAGCGACACCCACGTCGATGAACTGAGGGCCACTCAGCTCCATCATTATGTGGAGGGCTTCTTGCTGCAtggcctcctccctgcccatgTTATCCGTCTCCTTCTTAAGCCCCACATCCAGAGCCGGGAAGATCTGCAGCTcatcctggagctgctggagaagatGGGGCTCTGTTACTGTGTCAACAAACCCAAATGCAAGCCCCTAAATGGGGCGGCCGCTTGGTACAAGTTTCCCTGCTACGTGAAAAATGAGGTGCCCCATGCGGAGGCGTGGATCAACGGCGCCAATCTGAGCGGACAGTCCTTCGTGGTCGAGCAGCTGCAGATTGAATATAGCTTTCCATTCATTTTCCCACCCGGCTTGTTTGCACGCTACAGTGTCCAGATTAACAGCCACGTGGTTCAGCGGTCAGATGGCAAATACCAGATCTATGCCTACCGGGGAAAGGTGCCCGTGGTGGTGAGTTACCGGCCTGCCAGGGGAGCTCTGCAGCCAGATACTCTATCTATCGCTAGTCATGCGTCCCTACCAAATATCTGGACAGCTTGGCAAGCTATTACCCCTTTAGTGGAAGAACTGAATGTCCTGCTCCAGGAATGGCCGGGCCTGTACTACACTGTGCATGTCCTCTGTTCAAAGTGCCTTAAAAGAGGGTCACCCAACCCACACACTTTTCCAG